A genomic region of Megalobrama amblycephala isolate DHTTF-2021 linkage group LG6, ASM1881202v1, whole genome shotgun sequence contains the following coding sequences:
- the mrpl30 gene encoding 39S ribosomal protein L30, mitochondrial, translating into MAGLYRALLTSASTVTKNLAQATSCRTKFTKSRIPPQVFEERAKEHDKYGGDPEHPHKLHIVTRVKSTMRRPYWERKVIKSLGLLKAHEPRVHKNTPSVNNLLKTIKHLVRIEPLKLPYGLPAEEDMANTYLNSKGELVVKRLLKPLEQKAVES; encoded by the exons ATGGCAGGATTGTATCGAGCTCTACTTACATCTGCCTCCACTGTCACAAAG AATCTGGCACAAGCCACATCATGTCGCACTAAATTCACCAAGAGTCGCATCCCTCCACAG GTATTTGAGGAACGAGCAAAAGAACATGACAAGTACGGTGGTGATCCAGAACATCCACATAAATTACACATAGTGACACGAGTTAAAAGCACAATGAGACGACCATATTGGGAAAGGAAGGTTATAAAGAGCTTGGGGCTCCTGAAg GCACATGAACCCCGTGTCCACAAGAACACCCCTTCAGTGAACAATCTATTGAAAACTATTAAGCATCTGGTTAG GATTGAGCCGCTCAAGCTTCCGTATGGACTACCTGCTGAGGAGGACATGGCCAACACATATCTAAACAGCAAAGGGGAGCTGGTAGTGAAGCGTCTTCTGAAACCGCTTGAGCAGAAGGCCGTTGAGTCATAG
- the txndc9 gene encoding thioredoxin domain-containing protein 9, whose protein sequence is MASQSMEVVAKALEQQVLQSARMVEEQLDAELEKLQSMDEDELERLKERRLEALKKAQKQKQEWISKGHGEYREIPSERDFFAEVKESKSVVCHFYRDSTFRCKILDKHLAVLAKKHLETKFIKLNVEKAPFLTERLKIKVIPTLALVKDGKTKDYVVGFTDLGNTDEFPTEMLEWRLGCSNIINYSGNILEPPTIGQKSGTKFTKVEKKTIRGKGYDSDSGSDED, encoded by the exons ATGGCCAGTCAGTCAATGGAGGTTGTTGCGAAGGCTCTGGAGCAGCAGGTGCTGCAGTCGGCACGGATGGTGGAAGAGCAGCTGGATGCAGAACTAGAGAAGCTGCAGAGCATGGATGAAGATGAGCTGGAGCGGCTCAAGGAGAGAAGGCTCGAGGCCCTTAAGAAAGCTCAGAAACAGAAGCAG GAGTGGATATCTAAAGGACATGGTGAATACAGAGAGATCCCAAGTGAGAGAGATTTTTTTGCTGAGGTGAAGGAAAGCAAAAGTGTCGTCTGCCATTTCTACAGAGACTCTACCTTCAG ATGTAAAATTTTGGACAAGCACCTAGCTGTTTTGGCTAAAAAACATCTGGAAACAAAGTTCATCAAGCTGAATGTTGAGAAGGCTCCATTCCTAACAGAGAGGCTGAAGATTAAAGTCATTCCAACACTGGCTCTGGTGAAGGATGGGAAGACTAAGGATTATGTTGTGGGCTTCACCGATCTGGGCAACACAGATGAGTTTCCTACTGAAATGCTGGAGTGGAGACTGGGCTGCTCAAATATCATCAACTACAG TGGGAATATTTTGGAGCCACCAACAATTGGGCAGAAGTCAGGAACGAAGTTCACCAAGGTGGAGAAAAAGACCATCAGAGGCAAAGGTTATGACTCGGACTCTGGATCTGATGAGGATTAG